One Amblyomma americanum isolate KBUSLIRL-KWMA chromosome 8, ASM5285725v1, whole genome shotgun sequence DNA window includes the following coding sequences:
- the LOC144100029 gene encoding glycine receptor subunit alphaZ1-like yields the protein MAVLVNVSMKIVDVDDINEERMDFRLHTYIEESWHDYRLRTAPFAGRWRRVPVPRRVARLMWTPDVVFSNTKRSSIFRQSVDSVAYKIARDGSVHRLTRYLFQVRCLMTFHKYPMDIQHCHFKVSLLATPNSITELCWQGGVDEEGEDLAIEFVDRIEPLQFRIKRPKVHRYSENFLGENYTHLLANFTFERRLTASIVNTYIPSGLVVVLSWLSFWLDVHAVQGRITLGVTAILTLTTQVVQSRTALPPVDYVKAVDIWLFACLISVFASLLEYAVAYQYVKSRGIGFQGGDGAIADEDITDNDLLGSADSMAPAVSHGRTQLQPSKLLAVIAKFRFLSVTSSNVFDSVSRAVFPSAFILFMIAYWAHYLPSRPGY from the exons ATGGCTGTCCTAGTTAATGTCTCGATGAAGATAGTCGATGTTGACGACATCAACGAAGAAAGAATG GACTTCCGTCTTCACACGTACATCGAAGAGAGTTGGCACGACTACCGGCTGCGGACCGCGCCGTTTGCCGGAAGGTGGCGCCGCGTGCCGGTGCCGCGGCGCGTCGCCCGTCTCATGTGGACGCCCGACGTGGTGTTCTCCAACACCAAGCGAAGCAGCATCTTCCGACAATCGGTGGACAGCGTCGCCTACAAGATCGCCCGGGACGGATCGGTGCACAGACTCACCAG GTACCTGTTTCAAGTCCGTTGTCTCATGACGTTCCACAAGTACCCGATGGACATCCAGCACTGCCACTTCAAGGTTTCACTCC TGGCAACGCCAAACTCCATCACCGAGCTCTGCTGGCAAGGCGGCGTGGACGAAGAAGGCGAGGACTTGGCCATAGAGTTCGTCGACAGAATCGAGCCGCTGCAGTTCCGCATCAAGCGCCCGAAGGTACACCGTTACAGCGAGAACTTTCTCGGAG AGAACTACACGCACCTTCTGGCAAACTTCACCTTCGAGCGCCGCCTGACGGCGTCCATCGTGAACACGTACATCCCGAGCGGGCTGGTCGTGGTGCTGTCGTGGCTGTCCTTCTGGTTGGACGTGCACGCCGTGCAGGGACGCATCACCCTCGGTGTCACCGCCATACTCACCCTCACTACGCAG GTAGTACAGTCCCGCACCGCGCTGCCGCCGGTGGACTACGTCAAGGCCGTGGACATTTGGCTCTTCGCCTGCCTCATCAGCGTATTCGCGTCGCTGCTCGAGTACGCCGTGGCGTACCAGTACGTCAAGTCTCGGGGCATC GGCTTCCAAGGAGGAGACGGCGCCATCGCCGACGAGGACATCACGGACAACGACCTGCTGGGCTCCGCCGACTCCATGGCGCCCGCGGTGTCTCACGGCCGCACA CAACTCCAGCCCAGCAAGCTGCTCGCTGTGATTGCCAAGTTCCGCTTCCTGAGTGTCACCAGTTCCAACGTGTTCGACAGCGTGTCCCGGGCCGTGTTTCCCTCGGCCTTCATACTGTTCATGATCGCCTACTGGGCCCACTACCTGCCTAGCAGACCCGGCTACTGA